A part of Citrifermentans bremense genomic DNA contains:
- a CDS encoding dipeptide epimerase: METSFQIQDAVAAVIRAPLASPFRIATGQHDELENVFLRLSTPDGVSGYGEAAVASHITGETVQGTLANLQQAAAALRGKTIEDAESTCRQFAAAFAGNHAGLAALEMALLDLSSRVRGIPFYRLFAPVAALEPRLSFSTDITVVIGSLDEARATGREFAARGFGAFKIKVGRDEQLDLARVLAVHEIAPKSQIILDANMGFSAGGMLAFLDRLAAKGVRPVLLEQPVPKNDWEGLSEITAALTGSETLVCADESVGSLADARRAIDSNAVSAINVKFMKSGILEGAEIARLAASRGIRLMLGAMMESALAVTASAHFAAGLACFDFLDMDTTFFLKGELARSPYLDDHGRFDLHQAGPGIGVEPHIT; encoded by the coding sequence ATGGAGACTTCCTTTCAGATACAAGATGCCGTCGCCGCCGTGATCCGGGCGCCGCTGGCCTCCCCCTTCAGGATAGCCACCGGGCAGCACGACGAACTGGAGAACGTTTTTCTCAGGCTCTCCACGCCTGACGGGGTCTCCGGCTACGGGGAGGCTGCGGTCGCCTCGCACATCACCGGGGAGACCGTGCAGGGAACCCTGGCGAACCTGCAGCAGGCGGCTGCCGCCTTGCGCGGGAAGACCATCGAAGACGCCGAGAGCACCTGCCGTCAGTTCGCAGCGGCTTTCGCCGGCAACCACGCGGGGCTTGCGGCCCTGGAGATGGCGCTGCTCGACCTCTCTTCCCGCGTTCGCGGCATCCCCTTTTACCGCCTCTTCGCCCCGGTGGCGGCCCTTGAGCCAAGGCTTTCCTTCTCCACCGACATAACCGTCGTCATCGGCTCGCTGGACGAGGCGAGGGCCACTGGCCGGGAGTTCGCGGCGCGCGGTTTCGGCGCCTTCAAGATCAAGGTGGGCCGCGACGAGCAACTCGACCTGGCGCGCGTGCTTGCAGTACACGAGATAGCGCCTAAGAGCCAGATCATCCTGGACGCCAACATGGGGTTCAGCGCCGGTGGGATGCTGGCGTTTCTCGACCGTCTTGCGGCGAAAGGGGTGCGGCCGGTCCTTCTGGAACAGCCGGTGCCTAAAAACGACTGGGAGGGGCTCTCCGAGATCACGGCGGCGCTCACAGGAAGCGAGACCCTGGTCTGCGCCGATGAGAGCGTAGGCTCCCTGGCAGACGCCCGGCGCGCCATCGACAGCAACGCGGTCAGCGCCATCAACGTGAAGTTCATGAAAAGCGGGATCCTCGAAGGGGCCGAGATCGCGAGGCTCGCCGCCTCCCGCGGCATCCGGCTCATGCTGGGAGCGATGATGGAGAGCGCGCTGGCGGTCACCGCTTCGGCTCATTTCGCGGCGGGGCTCGCCTGCTTCGATTTCCTGGACATGGACACCACCTTCTTTCTGAAGGGTGAATTGGCCCGATCCCCCTACCTCGACGACCATGGGCGGTTCGACCTGCACCAGGCCGGCCCCGGCATCGGGGTGGAGCCGCACATCACATGA
- a CDS encoding DUF819 family protein, protein MISNPALIVAVLISIEALVLWLSRQERTRRFFDLLPSVFWIYFLPMLAATFGLIASKSPVYGLITSWLLPASLVLLLLPVDIKAILRLGPLALSMFFIGAVGIIAGAALSFSLFKPVIGAQFWSGFGAVSASWTGGSANMIAVKEALSVPDEVFAPMVIVDTVVPYLWMGFMIAIVGLQPAFDRWNRSDRAALDRLGEEAVRYLATTGGRRTFSGIAISLAVALAGGAGAHLAGSMMPQVKDVLTSYTWTIVIVTLLGIILSFSPLRRLERSGASRTGYDLLYFVLTAIGAKASVADIGSALLLIGAGILIVAVHALFLLIGAHLLKAPMFLVAAASQANVGGVASAPVVAEVYHPGLASVGLLLAILGNIVGTWFGILAAQLCRLV, encoded by the coding sequence ATGATCAGCAACCCGGCTCTCATCGTAGCCGTACTGATCTCCATCGAGGCGCTGGTCCTCTGGTTGTCGCGCCAAGAGCGGACCAGGCGCTTCTTCGACCTGCTACCTTCCGTCTTCTGGATCTACTTCCTCCCCATGCTCGCGGCGACCTTCGGGCTTATCGCCTCCAAGAGCCCGGTCTACGGCCTCATCACCAGCTGGCTCCTCCCGGCAAGCCTGGTGCTCCTCCTTCTGCCGGTGGACATCAAGGCCATCCTGAGGCTAGGCCCCCTGGCGCTTTCCATGTTCTTCATCGGAGCTGTCGGGATCATCGCCGGGGCCGCCCTCTCCTTCTCGCTTTTCAAACCGGTGATAGGTGCCCAGTTCTGGTCCGGCTTCGGAGCGGTCTCCGCCTCCTGGACCGGCGGCAGCGCCAACATGATCGCGGTGAAGGAAGCGCTTTCGGTGCCGGACGAGGTCTTCGCGCCCATGGTGATCGTTGACACTGTGGTCCCCTACCTCTGGATGGGGTTCATGATCGCCATCGTCGGGCTGCAGCCTGCCTTCGACCGCTGGAACCGCTCGGACCGCGCCGCGCTCGATCGCCTGGGGGAAGAGGCGGTGCGCTACCTGGCGACCACCGGTGGCCGCCGCACCTTTAGCGGGATAGCGATATCGCTCGCCGTCGCCCTGGCTGGCGGTGCTGGCGCCCATCTCGCAGGCTCGATGATGCCCCAGGTCAAGGACGTATTGACCAGCTATACCTGGACCATCGTCATCGTGACCCTTCTCGGGATCATCCTCTCCTTCTCTCCTTTGCGCCGCCTGGAGCGATCCGGCGCCTCCCGGACCGGCTATGATCTCCTCTACTTCGTCCTGACCGCCATCGGGGCCAAGGCCTCGGTCGCGGACATCGGTTCGGCTCTGCTCCTGATCGGCGCCGGAATCCTCATCGTGGCGGTCCACGCCCTCTTCCTGCTGATCGGGGCGCACCTTTTGAAAGCACCCATGTTCCTCGTGGCCGCCGCAAGCCAGGCCAACGTCGGCGGGGTCGCCTCGGCTCCGGTCGTGGCCGAGGTCTACCACCCCGGCCTCGCCTCGGTCGGGCTCCTGCTAGCCATCCTGGGAAACATCGTCGGGACCTGGTTCGGGATCCTGGCCGCCCAGCTCTGCCGCCTGGTCTGA
- a CDS encoding PAS domain-containing protein, translating to MSAFFSNKHAGHSARKLVLWTTSVVLLVNLFLASTGFFSLWQSRETYLTNAHVQSDNLLQALSYSIAGVLDSADIAILSMVDEVQQDLRQGGIDEANLNRLLAWQHSRLPMLDSMRMADAKGDIRYGTGLLPGALKNVSQRNYFKKLAQDPQAGLVISEPIMGLISGKWVITLARRVARPDGAFAGVVYCAIDLERVRGLLLPMQIGPHGRITLTDAALAPIVRHPRGEDGGASSRDTGLIGRIGEQIARERESGSDYAASSAAGSSRLASFRKVGRFPLYLVLELAPEDFLARWRVELLQVGIMVCVFIVVTLILSRLIYLRCRRQVAAEDALNLAKEELEQRVAERTAELHLANLQLKRELAEREQAEKREREGRRMLALIIDTIPQFVFWKDRQSVYQGCNAIFARASGIAHPDDIRGKTDFDLAWLREESEAYRKDDRYVMEQNQARFHIIEQQLQAGGMRLWVDTTKVPLLNEQGEVTGVLGVYEDVSERKAIEEARDKALALVESLLAASPTGIMVYEGASGSCVMANQAMAAMLGGTQEQIRYQGFRELVLWREAGILELAEQVLCAGGTRSIEVCAKAASDKIIQAEFLLSRFEVEGRPHLMLIAVDVTTRKRLEEEKRQIEAQMLHVQKLESLGVLAGGIAHDFNNILMVVLGNADLALMRLPEVTPARENLVQIEQAATRAADLAQQMLAYSGRGNFVIQKLDLARTVKEMAQMLEVSISKKTLLQYDFAPDLPAISGDATQLRQVILNLVLNASEAIGDKNGVIGIRTCYMECDRSYLSESWIDDRLPEGPYLMLEVSDNGCGIKKEIIPKIFDPFFTTKFTGRGLGMAAVLGIVRAHNGAIKIYSEEGRGSTFRLLLPCLPAKGGEPQQQADEDLWRGSGTVLLADDEESIRGLGQEMLETLGFEVLTACDGRAAVEVFREKRDEIVCVVLDLTMPELDGEQTFAQLRELEPGVKVILSSGYNEREVSRKLAGAGVSGFMQKPYKLSEMSSKLRQILGPRAGSDQAAELGGQDPEPGPDDVSQDG from the coding sequence ATGAGCGCTTTTTTTTCCAATAAACACGCAGGGCACTCCGCCAGAAAGCTGGTGCTCTGGACCACGTCGGTGGTGCTGCTGGTAAACCTCTTCCTCGCCTCCACCGGCTTCTTTTCCCTTTGGCAGAGCAGGGAGACCTACCTGACCAACGCCCACGTGCAAAGCGACAACCTGTTGCAGGCGCTTTCCTACAGCATCGCCGGGGTGCTGGACTCCGCTGACATCGCCATCCTTTCCATGGTGGACGAAGTGCAGCAGGACCTGCGGCAGGGTGGCATCGACGAGGCCAACCTGAACCGGCTGCTGGCTTGGCAGCATTCACGGCTGCCGATGCTGGACAGCATGCGGATGGCGGATGCCAAAGGGGATATCCGCTACGGGACCGGGTTGCTTCCGGGCGCCTTGAAAAACGTCTCACAGAGGAATTACTTCAAAAAACTGGCGCAGGACCCTCAGGCGGGGCTGGTGATCTCGGAGCCTATCATGGGGCTGATCAGCGGCAAATGGGTCATCACCCTGGCCCGCAGGGTTGCGCGCCCCGACGGCGCCTTTGCCGGAGTGGTCTACTGTGCCATAGACCTGGAGCGCGTCCGCGGCTTGCTCCTCCCCATGCAGATAGGGCCCCACGGCAGGATCACCCTGACCGATGCGGCACTCGCCCCCATCGTGCGGCACCCGCGCGGCGAGGATGGCGGCGCCTCATCAAGGGACACAGGCCTCATCGGCCGCATTGGTGAGCAGATCGCCCGGGAGCGCGAGAGCGGGAGTGACTATGCCGCAAGCAGCGCCGCCGGCTCGTCGAGGCTTGCCTCGTTCCGCAAGGTGGGACGCTTTCCGCTGTACCTCGTTCTGGAACTGGCACCGGAAGACTTCCTCGCCCGCTGGCGCGTCGAACTGCTCCAGGTGGGTATCATGGTCTGCGTCTTCATCGTGGTCACCCTGATTCTTTCCAGGCTCATCTACCTCAGGTGCCGCCGGCAGGTTGCGGCGGAAGATGCGTTGAACCTGGCCAAGGAGGAACTGGAGCAGAGGGTGGCGGAGCGGACGGCCGAGCTGCATCTTGCCAACCTGCAGCTTAAACGGGAACTGGCCGAGCGCGAGCAGGCCGAGAAAAGGGAGCGCGAAGGGCGCCGCATGCTGGCGCTGATCATAGACACCATCCCGCAGTTCGTCTTCTGGAAGGACCGGCAGAGCGTCTACCAGGGATGCAACGCGATCTTTGCCAGGGCGTCCGGCATCGCGCACCCGGACGATATCAGGGGCAAGACTGACTTCGATCTCGCCTGGCTGCGCGAGGAGAGCGAGGCCTACAGAAAAGACGACCGCTATGTCATGGAGCAGAACCAGGCCAGGTTCCACATCATCGAGCAGCAGCTGCAAGCCGGCGGCATGCGCCTGTGGGTGGACACCACCAAGGTGCCGCTTTTGAACGAGCAGGGAGAGGTGACCGGGGTGCTCGGGGTTTACGAGGACGTCTCCGAGAGAAAGGCGATCGAGGAGGCGCGCGACAAGGCCCTGGCGTTGGTCGAATCCCTTCTCGCCGCCTCGCCCACCGGGATCATGGTCTACGAGGGGGCAAGCGGAAGCTGCGTCATGGCGAACCAGGCGATGGCCGCGATGCTGGGAGGGACCCAGGAGCAGATACGTTACCAGGGCTTCAGGGAGCTGGTGCTCTGGCGGGAGGCGGGGATCCTGGAACTCGCCGAGCAGGTCCTTTGCGCCGGGGGGACCAGGAGCATAGAGGTCTGCGCGAAAGCGGCTTCTGACAAGATCATCCAGGCCGAATTCCTCCTGTCGCGCTTCGAGGTCGAGGGGCGTCCGCACCTCATGCTGATCGCGGTCGACGTGACGACGCGAAAAAGGCTTGAGGAGGAGAAGAGGCAGATAGAGGCCCAGATGCTGCACGTGCAGAAGCTGGAGAGCCTGGGGGTTCTGGCAGGGGGCATCGCGCACGACTTCAACAACATCCTGATGGTGGTGCTGGGCAATGCGGACCTCGCCTTGATGCGGCTTCCCGAGGTGACGCCGGCGCGGGAGAACCTGGTGCAGATCGAGCAGGCTGCAACCCGCGCCGCAGACCTGGCCCAGCAGATGCTCGCCTATTCCGGGAGAGGGAACTTCGTGATCCAGAAGCTCGATCTGGCGCGGACCGTGAAGGAGATGGCCCAGATGCTCGAGGTTTCCATCTCCAAGAAGACCCTGTTGCAGTACGATTTCGCCCCCGACCTTCCCGCCATAAGCGGCGACGCGACGCAGTTGCGCCAGGTGATCCTGAACCTGGTGTTGAACGCTTCCGAGGCGATCGGCGACAAAAACGGCGTGATAGGGATCAGGACCTGCTACATGGAGTGCGACCGCAGTTACCTCTCCGAGTCCTGGATCGACGACCGTCTCCCAGAGGGACCGTACCTGATGCTCGAGGTCTCCGACAACGGCTGTGGCATCAAGAAGGAAATCATCCCTAAGATCTTCGACCCTTTCTTCACCACCAAGTTCACCGGGCGCGGGCTCGGCATGGCCGCGGTGCTCGGCATAGTGCGCGCGCACAACGGCGCCATCAAGATCTACAGCGAGGAGGGTAGGGGGAGCACCTTCAGGCTGCTGCTGCCGTGTCTGCCGGCAAAGGGGGGGGAGCCGCAGCAGCAGGCGGATGAGGATCTGTGGCGCGGCAGCGGGACGGTCCTTCTTGCGGACGACGAGGAATCCATCAGGGGGCTGGGGCAGGAGATGCTTGAGACGCTTGGGTTCGAGGTGCTGACTGCCTGCGACGGGCGCGCCGCGGTCGAGGTGTTCAGGGAAAAGCGGGACGAGATAGTCTGCGTCGTTTTGGACCTGACCATGCCCGAACTGGACGGCGAGCAGACCTTTGCCCAGCTGCGTGAACTGGAACCCGGGGTGAAGGTGATTCTTTCCAGCGGCTACAACGAACGTGAGGTGAGCCGGAAACTCGCCGGCGCCGGGGTTTCCGGGTTCATGCAGAAGCCGTACAAGCTTTCGGAGATGAGCAGCAAGCTGCGGCAGATCCTCGGGCCCCGCGCCGGTTCAGACCAGGCGGCAGAGCTGGGCGGCCAGGATCCCGAACCAGGTCCCGACGATGTTTCCCAGGATGGCTAG